A window of the Henckelia pumila isolate YLH828 chromosome 3, ASM3356847v2, whole genome shotgun sequence genome harbors these coding sequences:
- the LOC140888953 gene encoding disease resistance protein RPM1-like, translating to MNERSSNKTYDTRGDPHLLEEAEVAGIEKPKKQLLEWLMQSDDELKVISVVGMGGLGKTTLVKKIYEDASAKAKFNNHVRITVSENFNLENLLQNMIKRLVRNFKLQPLQNVEEMTVDEMQECVYSSLKDKTYMIVLDDVWKVEVWESIRYVLPRKCACGRIIVTTRLSNKKSEELLYRKAFPRDPCPEYLNEISKSILRRCEGLPFAIVVIGGLLANKKDKYKDCKMFEHTIGLELQEESLKRLNKLLSLSYYDLPYYLKACFLYLSIFPEDEMLLNWKTIRLWIAEGLVEAKYGETQQEVAESYLNDLLNRSLIQEMAPSFPHTRAHSIFRMKQLAVNQLQEEDSEEEPEEEPEEDPENIKVEEEPVDAVGDEEVIDLD from the exons ATGAATGAACGATCAAGCAATAAAACATATGACACTCGAGGCGACCCACATCTATTGGAAGAAGCAGAGGTCGCGGGCATCGAAAAGCCCAAGAAACAACTTCTAGAGTGGCTGATGCAGAGTGATGATGAGCTTAAGGTCATTTCAGTAGTAGGCATGGGTGGTTTGGGTAAAACAACCCTTGTTAAAAAGATCTATGAGGATGCATCAGCGAAGGCCAAGTTCAATAACCATGTGCGGATTACTGTTTCAGAGAACTTCAACTTGGAGAATCTTttgcaaaacatgattaaacgCCTCGTACGTAACTTCAAGCTTCAACCACTTCAAAATGTGGAAGAAATGACCGTCGATGAAATGCAAGAGTGTGTTTATTCTTCGCTCAAGGACAAAACTTACATGATTGTCCTTGATGATGTTTGGAAAGTGGAGGTGTGGGAATCCATTAGATATGTACTTCCAAGAAAGTGTGCTTGTGGCCGTATCATCGTCACCACACGGTTATCCAAC AAAAAATCAGAAGAGTTGTTATACAGAAAAGCATTTCCACGTGATCCATGTCCTGAGTACTTAAATGAAATATCAAAAAGTATTTTACGAAGATGTGAGGGCTTGCCGTTTGCAATTGTTGTAATTGGTGGCCTCTTGGCAAACAAGAAGGACAAATATAAAGATTGTAAAATGTTTGAGCATACCATTGGTCTTGAATTACAAGAAGAGTCTCTCAAAAGATTGAACAAGTTATTATCTCTCAGTTATTATGACCTGCCCTACTATCTCAAAGCTTGCTTCTTATACTTGAGCATTTTCCCAGAGGATGAAATGCTCTTAAATTGGAAAACTATTCGACTGTGGATAGCCGAAGGTTTAGTGGAGGCAAAATATGGAGAGACACAACAAGAAGTGGCAGAGTCCTACCTAAACGATCTTTTGAATAGAAGTCTAATCCAG gaAATGGCGCCAAGTTTCCCTCATACCCGTGCCCATTCCATATTTCGCATGAAGCAACTG GCCGTAAATCAACTGCAAGAAGAGGATTCCGAGGAGGAACCCGAGGAGGAACCCGAGGAGGATCCGGAAAATATAAAGGTCGAGGAGGAGCCCGTCGATGCTGTGGGGGATGAAGAAGTTATAGACTTAGATTAG